A stretch of the Ciona intestinalis unplaced genomic scaffold, KH HT000734.1, whole genome shotgun sequence genome encodes the following:
- the LOC113475516 gene encoding transitional endoplasmic reticulum ATPase-like, which yields MTPSKGVLFYGPPGCGKTLLAKAIANECQANFISIKGPEMLTMWFGESEANVREVFDKARQAAPCVLFFDELDSI from the exons ATGACACCATCCAAGGGTGTGTTGTTCTATGGGCCACCAGGTTGTGGTAAAACCCTCCTTGCCAAAGCTATTGCCAACGAGTGCCAAGCCAATTTCATCTCCATCAAGGGTCCCGAGATGTTGACCATGTGGTTTGGTGAATCAGAGGCTAATGTCCGTGAAGTTTTTGATAAA gcGAGACAAGCTGCTCCTTGTGTCCTCTTCTTTGACGAGTTGGATTCGATC
- the LOC100177530 gene encoding transitional endoplasmic reticulum ATPase yields MRAVEFKVVETDPSPFCVVSTDTTIHYEGEAIKREDEEESLNEVGYDDIGGCRKQLAQIKEMVELPLRHPQLFKAIGIKPPRGILLYGPPGTGKTLIARAVANETGAFFFLINGPEIMSKLAGESESNLRRAFEEAEKNAPAIIFIDELDAIAPKRDKVCMSQ; encoded by the exons ATGAGAGCTGTGGAGTTCAAAGTAGTGGAAACAGATCCAAGTCCTTTCTGTGTGGTATCAACCGACACTACTATTCACTATGAGGGAGAAGCTATCAAGAGAGAG gatGAAGAGGAATCTTTAAATGAGGTTGGTTATGATGACATTGGTGGATGCAGGAAACAACTTGCACAGATCAAGGAGATGGTGGAACTTCCTCTTCGTCATCCACAActgtttaaa GCTATTGGTATCAAACCACCAAGGGGTATTCTGTTGTATGGTCCACCAGGCACAGGAAAAACTCTGATCGCTCGTGCTGTTGCAAATGAAACTGGTGCTTTCTTCTTTCTTATCAATG GTCCGGAGATCATGAGTAAGTTGGCTGGTGAGTCGGAGTCCAACCTCCGAAGAGCATTTGAAGAGGCGGAGAAGAACGCTCCTGCTATTATCTTCATTGATGAACTGGATGCTATTGCTCCCAAACGAGACAAAGTATGTATGAGTCAATAA